A single Sorex araneus isolate mSorAra2 chromosome 8, mSorAra2.pri, whole genome shotgun sequence DNA region contains:
- the SLC22A31 gene encoding putative solute carrier family 22 member 31, producing MEREGRLLRAAGGFGRARRLLAAASWLPCVALGLALGSEPLLYALPPHHCRPDPALLPPALRALRGPALLDASVPRVGPGGVPSPCLLLRYPNGTRPCTRGWHYALPAAGLLSSPVTQWNLVCEDSWKVPLQHASHLLGWVLGCVVLGAACDRFGRRAVFVSSLLGAAGLGATEALASSFLALLVLRLLHGGTLAGVFLALYVARLELCDAPHRLAFTMGARLFLVAGVLLLPGLALLARDWRLLQAFNALVMGLLLLFWGFPDLFPESACWLLATGQLARARKILRRLAEASGVDLEDSSEEEESSLTTDLDVLSAGAPRHHCFLELRHTRVVWRNGLILAFSSLIAGGVRASFLHGLTPSSQAFYLPFFLTAGLDAAATLLLLLTADRWGRRPLLLLSTLATGLASLLLLAGVQYLPRWTVLLLSALGLLAAQALWALSCFLAAEVLPTVLRGAGLGLVLGAGFLGRAAAPLADVQGRGGFFLHHVLFATFAVLALLVVLLLPESRGRALPHSLPDADRLRRPRRRDVPLLPAPGRPPSTPPR from the exons ATGGAGCGCGAGGGGCGGCTGCTTCGTGCGGCGGGCGGCTTCGGCCGGGCCCGGCGCCTGCTGGCGGCCGCGTCGTGGCTGCCGTGCGTGGCGCTGGGGCTGGCGCTGGGCTCGGAGCCGCTGCTCTACGCGCTGCCCCCGCACCACTGCCGGCCGGACCCCGCGCTGCTGCCGCCCGCCCTGCGCGCCCTGCGCGGGCCCGCGCTGCTGGACGCCAGCGTGCCGCGCGTGGGCCCCGGCGGCGTCCCGAGCCCCTGCCTGCTCCTGCGCTACCCCAACGGCACGCGCCCCTGCACCCGGGGCTGGCACTACGCGCTGCCCGCCGCCGGCCTGCTGAGCAGCCCCGTGACCCAG TGGAACCTCGTGTGTGAGGACAGCTGGAAAGTGCCTCTGCAGCACGCGAGTCACCtcctgggctgggtgctgggctgCGTCGTCCTGGGCGCAGCCTGTGACCG GTTCGGTCGCCGTGCTGTGTTTGTGAGCtccctgctgggggctgcaggcctgggggCCACGGAGGCCCTGGCCAGCAGCTTCCTGGCCCTGCTGGTCCTGCGTCTGCTCCACGGTGGCACGCTGGCGGGCGTGTTCCTCGCCCTCTACGTGGCTC GCCTGGAGCTGTGTGACGCCCCCCACCGCCTGGCCTTCACCATGGGCGCCCGCCTCTTCCTGGTGGCCGGTGTCCTGCTGCTGCCTGGCCTGGCGCTGCTGGCCCGAGACTGGCGTCTCCTGCAGGCCTTCAACGCCCTGGTCATGGGACTCCTGCTGCTGTTCTGGGG GTTCCCGGATCTCTTCCCGGAGTCTGCGTGCTGGCTGTTGGCCACGGGGCAGCTGGCCCGGGCTAGGAAGATCCTTCGGCGTTTGGCAGAAGCCAGTGGGGTGGATCTGGAGGACAgctcggaggaggaggagagttcCCTGACCACTG ACCTGGACGTGCTGTCCGCAGGGGCCCCCCGGCACCACTGTTTCCTGGAGCTGCGCCACACCCGCGTGGTCTGGAGGAACGGCCTCATCCTGGCCTTCAGTTC gcTGATCGCTGGGGGTGTCCGTGCCAGCTTCCTGCACGGCCTGACTCCATCATCACAGGCCTTCTACCTGCCGTTCTTCCTGACTGCTGGTCTGGATGCGGCAGCTacgctcctgctgctgctgacaGCTGACCGCTGGGGACGACGGCCACTGCTACTACTCAGCACCTTAGCCACAGGCCTGGCCTCCCTGCTACTCCTCGCCGGGGTCCAGT ACCTACCTCGCTGGACGGTGCTGCTGCTCTCTGCCCTGGGGCTCCTGGCCGCGCAGGCCCTGTGGGCCCTCAGCTGCTTCCTGGCCGCAGAGGTGCTGCCCACCGTGCTCAG gggcgcggggctgggcctGGTGCTGGGCGCCGGCTTCCTGGGCCGGGCGGCCGCGCCGCTGGCCGACGTGCAGGGCCGCGGCGGCTTCTTCCTGCACCACGTGCTGTTCGCCACCTTCGCGGTGCTGGCGCTGCTCGTCGTCCTGCTGCTGCCCGAGAGCCGCGGCCGCGCGCTGCCGCACTCGCTGCCCGACGCCGACCGCCtgcgccggccccgccgccgggACGTGCCGCTGCTGCCCGCGCCCGGCCGGCCGCCGTCCACGCCGCCGCGCTAG
- the CDH15 gene encoding cadherin-15 yields MDPVLLFLLGLLAQGLGLSQGTPGPSGPSTLYLWRRAPAQGRARRAWVIPPISVSENHKRLPYPLVQIKSDKQPLGGVIYSIQGPGVDEEPRGVFSIDKFSGRVFLNAVLDRELTDRFRLRAFALDLGGSALEEPTDLEIVVVDQNDNRPVFSQQVFTGRVLEGAEPGTYVTRAEATDADDPETDNAVLRYSILEQGAAALFSIDGVSGEIRTVQVGLDREGVAVYNLTLQVADMSGDGLTATASAVITLEDINDNAPSFTRDEFSMQATEAVSGVDLGRLEVEDKDLPGSPNWAARFTILEGDPHGQFSIRTDPKTNEGVLSVVKPLDYESCEHHYLKIGVQNEAPLQAATPRAERGQARVSVRVQDVNEPPVFQENPLRTSLAEGAAPGTPVATFSARDPDTHQLQRLRYTKDYDPEDWLQVDGATGRIQTQRELSPQSPFLQGGWYRAVILVEDDASPPSTATGTLSIEILEVNDHAPELALAGASLCSTPDLGSGLLLGAVDEDMPPHGAPFHFQLSPRVPGLAQNWTLSQINMSHARLQLRRRVQEGLHPLSLLLQDSGQPPLQREQALNVSVCRCGQDGTCLPGASALRAGGAGVSLAALVVVLASLILLLLLALLAALLVRVRQRSWDKVPPSGLRDDLRDNILNYDEQGGGEEDQDAYDMDQLRHPAGLPAPSARLGRAPLRRDTPLGRGGPQPARVLPADPGDIEEFISDGLQAADTDPSVPPYDTALIYDYEGDGSVAGTLSSLLSSLGDEDQDYSCLRDWGPRFARLADLYGPS; encoded by the exons ATGGACCCGGTGCTGCTCTTCCTGCTGGGGCTGCTGGCCCAG ggcctgggcctgTCACAGGGGACGCCTGGACCGAGCGGACCCAGCACCCTGTACCTGTGGCGCCGCGCACCCGCGCAGGGCCGCGCGCGCAGGGCCTGGGTCATCCCACCCATCAGCGTGTCCGAGAACCACAAGCGCCTGCCCTACCCCCTGGTGCAG aTCAAGTCGGACAAGCAGCCCCTGGGCGGCGTCATCTACAGCATCCAGGGGCCCGGCGTGGACGAGGAGCCGCGCGGCGTGTTCTCCATCGACAAGTTCTCGGGGCGGGTCTTCCTGAACGCTGTGCTAGACCGGGAACTGACGGACCGGTTCAGG CTCCGGGCCTTTGCTCTGGACCTGGGAGGCTCCGCCCTGGAAGAGCCCACGGACCTGGAGATCGTGGTTGTGGATCAGAATGACAACCGGCCAGTCTTCAGCCAGCAAGTGTTCACAGGACGCGTGCTGGAGGGCGCCGAGCCCG GCACCTATGTGACCAGGGCTGAGGCCACAGACGCCGATGACCCCGAGACAGACAACGCAGTGCTGCGTTACTCCATCCTGGAGCAGGGGGCAGCTGCGCTCTTCAGCATCGACGGGGTCTCGGGGGAGATCCGCACTGTGCAAGTGGGCCTGGACCGCGAG GGGGTCGCCGTGTACAACCTGACCCTTCAGGTGGCAGATATGTCTGGGGACGGCCTCACGGCCACCGCCTCAGCCGTCATAACCCTCGAGGACATTAACGACAACGCCCCCAGCTTCACCAGGGATGAG TTCTCCATGCAGGCCACTGAGGCCGTGAGCGGCGTGGACCTGGGGCGGCTGGAGGTGGAGGACAAGGACCTGCCTGGTTCCCCCAACTGGGCAGCCAGGTTCACCATCCTGGAGGGGGACCCACACGGGCAGTTCAGCATCCGCACAGACCCCAAAACCAATGAGGGCGTGCTGTCCGTGGTGAAG CCCCTGGACTATGAGAGCTGTGAGCACCACTACCTCAAAATCGGGGTGCAGAACGAGGCACCCCTGCAGGCGGCCACGCCCAGGGCTGAACGGGGCCAGGCCAGGGTCAGCGTGCGTGTGCAGGATGTGAACGAGCCTCCAGTGTTCCAGGAGAACCCGCTGCGGACCAGCCTGGCTGAGGGGGCAGCCCCAGGGACGCCCGTGGCCACCTTCTCTGCCCGAGACCCCGACACACACCAGCTGCAGAGGCTCCG GTACACCAAAGACTATGACCCCGAGGACTGGCTACAGGTGGACGGGGCCACAGGCCGCATCCAGACGCAGAGAGAACTCAGCCCACAGTCGCCCTTCCTCCAGGGCGGGTGGTACAGAGCGGTCATCCTGGTGGAGGACGATG CGTCTCCTCCCAGCACGGCCACCGGGACCCTGTCCATCGAGATCCTGGAGGTCAATGACCATGCCCCTGAGCTGGCCCTGGCAGGAGCGAGCCTGTGCAGTACCCCTGACCTGGGCTCTGGCCTCCTTCTGGGGGCCGTGGACGAGGACATGCCTCCCCATGGAGCCCCCTTCCACTTTCAGCTGAGTCCCAGGGTGCCAGGGCTGGCCCAGAACTGGACCCTCAGCCAGATTAACA TGAGCCACGCCCGCCTGCAGCTCCGGCGCCGCGTCCAGGAGGGGCTGCACCCCCTCAGCCTGCTGCTCCAGGACTCGGGACAGCCCCCGCTGCAGCGCGAGCAGGCCCTGAACGTGAGCGTGTGTCGCTGTGGCCAGGACGGCACCTGCCTGCCCGGGGCCTCGGCGCTGCGGGCCGGCGGCGCGGGGGTCAGCTTGGCTgccctggtggtggtgctggccAGCCTCATCCTGCTGCTCC TGCTCGCCCTGCTCGCCGCCCTCCTGGTGCGCGTCCGGCAGCGCTCGTGGGACAAGGTGCCCCCGAGTGGGCTGAGGGACGACCTTCGCGACAACATCCTCAACTATGACGagcagggaggcggggaggaggacCAG GACGCCTACGACATGGACCAGCTGCGCCACCCGGCCGGGCTCCCAGCCCCAAGCGCGCGGCTGGGGCGGGCGCCGTTGCGCAGGGACACGCCCCTGGGCCGCGGGGGTCCCCAGCCCGCCCGCGTGCTGCCCGCGGACCCCGGGGACATCGAGGAGTTCATCAGTGAC GGCCTGCAGGCGGCCGACACCGACCCCAGCGTGCCCCCCTACGACACGGCGCTCATCTACGACTACGAGGGCGACGGCTCGGTGGCCGGCACGCTGAGCTCGCTCCTGTCCAGCCTGGGGGACGAGGACCAGGACTACAGCTGCCTGCGGGACTGGGGGCCCCGCTTCGCGCGCCTGGCCGACCTGTACGGCCCCTCGTGA